Proteins from a single region of Blastopirellula marina:
- a CDS encoding ABC transporter ATP-binding protein gives MIATRKPVIELRRLHRFFGRTKAVNDVSFEVYPGQVFGYIGPNGAGKTTSMRILATLDLPTAGDALIDGYSVINDPDRVRRRLGFMPDAFGVYANVNCREYLDFFARSYGLRGRERRLAMDRTMEFTGLDVLAEKPISGLSKGMKQRLCLGRSMIHDPAVMILDEPAAGLDPRARIELREMIARLAKDDKTILVSSHILTELAEMCDVVGIIEQGQLLATGSVADIQRGQLTHSRVRVRVLENTEGLANWLSEKDGYSEIVTDGELLHFSHVGERAEEAILLKEMIESGFRIAEFGARHSTLEDVFLNVTKGRVQ, from the coding sequence ATGATCGCGACACGTAAGCCCGTGATTGAACTTCGCCGTCTGCATCGTTTCTTTGGACGCACCAAAGCGGTTAACGACGTTTCGTTTGAAGTTTATCCCGGACAGGTATTCGGCTACATCGGCCCCAATGGTGCCGGCAAAACAACCAGCATGCGAATTCTCGCCACGCTTGATTTACCAACCGCCGGCGATGCCTTAATCGATGGCTATTCCGTCATCAACGATCCAGACCGAGTACGCCGCAGACTCGGTTTTATGCCAGACGCTTTCGGCGTTTATGCCAACGTGAACTGCCGGGAGTATCTCGACTTCTTCGCTCGCTCGTACGGTTTACGTGGCCGGGAACGCCGACTGGCAATGGATAGGACGATGGAGTTCACTGGCCTTGATGTTCTGGCCGAAAAGCCGATCAGTGGACTATCGAAGGGGATGAAGCAGCGTTTGTGCCTGGGACGTTCGATGATCCATGACCCCGCGGTGATGATCTTAGACGAACCAGCGGCAGGGCTGGACCCACGGGCGCGAATTGAACTACGGGAAATGATTGCCCGACTTGCGAAGGACGACAAGACAATACTCGTCAGTTCGCACATCCTGACCGAGTTGGCGGAAATGTGCGACGTTGTTGGGATCATCGAGCAGGGTCAACTCCTGGCAACCGGGAGCGTTGCTGACATCCAGCGGGGCCAGCTCACGCATAGTCGCGTTCGCGTACGCGTGCTCGAGAATACGGAAGGGCTCGCCAACTGGTTGAGTGAGAAGGATGGCTACAGCGAAATTGTCACCGATGGGGAACTGCTCCATTTCTCGCATGTTGGAGAACGAGCCGAGGAGGCCATCTTGCTCAAGGAGATGATTGAAAGCGGATTTCGTATCGCGGAATTTGGGGCACGCCATTCGACACTCGAAGATGTCTTCCTCAATGTGACGAAAGGACGCGTTCAATGA
- a CDS encoding ABC transporter permease, with amino-acid sequence MSTADLFPESTASPEPAKSSFWQTIDEKLEAIGEYLNPILVKETRQALKSRQFAVTFALVLLTSWIWSLLAIYFRYPGILYSPDGPFLMVGYLDILLFPLVVIIPFSAFRSLASEREDGTFELLSISTLSPRQIIVGKLVSSIVQMLVYLSALAPCLAFTYLLRGIDIVTIVYVLLCAFLASVLLSGVGLVLACVTRQRHWQSALSVIVILLFIFLFVIGLIIGYASVYEDASWREYDNPDFWATTVAFFSVYASYLYLIIEVASAQITFESENRSAGIRRGILLQHFLVIGWFGYLAIRFPRNEEILMILITILCLHWFIMGSFINGESPALSPRVKRTIPTLLADRIWRNWLLPGPDRGYFFVVTSLVSALFIVAGLAWGNTLNSLSPSDAQHAVMFSIGLIGYTICYLSMGRLIIRLLNMIFRADVFVSVILHLILLMGGVMLPLVFQVLTNRTMDRNFHHWTNPFWFFFEGIDDRTFMTMMLPSIFVVFLAILSTFLFLLNLFFGSRNFLPDREVDPRFQPELLPPTVDIPSDPLA; translated from the coding sequence ATGAGCACCGCAGATCTTTTCCCAGAGTCAACGGCGTCACCAGAGCCAGCGAAATCCTCGTTTTGGCAAACCATTGACGAGAAACTGGAGGCGATCGGGGAGTATCTCAACCCGATTTTGGTGAAGGAAACACGCCAGGCGCTCAAGAGTCGGCAATTTGCCGTGACCTTCGCATTGGTGCTGCTTACCAGTTGGATTTGGTCGCTGCTGGCGATTTACTTTCGCTACCCTGGGATCCTCTATTCGCCCGATGGCCCCTTTCTGATGGTTGGCTATCTCGACATCCTACTCTTTCCGCTCGTGGTGATCATTCCCTTTTCGGCGTTTCGTTCGCTTGCCTCGGAACGGGAAGACGGAACCTTCGAACTGCTTTCCATTTCCACGCTCAGCCCGCGTCAGATCATTGTCGGCAAGCTCGTCAGTTCGATTGTGCAGATGCTGGTGTACCTCTCCGCATTAGCCCCCTGCCTGGCGTTTACCTATCTACTGCGCGGAATTGATATCGTCACGATCGTCTACGTGCTGCTTTGTGCCTTTCTTGCGTCCGTACTCTTATCGGGCGTCGGTCTAGTTCTCGCCTGCGTTACCCGCCAGCGACATTGGCAATCGGCCCTCTCGGTGATTGTGATCTTGCTGTTTATTTTCCTGTTTGTAATTGGACTGATCATTGGGTATGCCAGCGTCTACGAGGATGCGAGCTGGCGCGAATACGACAACCCCGATTTCTGGGCCACGACCGTTGCATTTTTCTCGGTCTATGCAAGTTACCTCTATCTTATTATCGAGGTTGCTTCGGCTCAGATCACCTTTGAAAGTGAGAACCGTTCGGCCGGCATTCGCCGTGGAATTCTCCTGCAGCATTTTCTCGTGATCGGATGGTTCGGCTACCTGGCGATCCGATTTCCCAGAAACGAAGAAATTCTCATGATCTTGATCACGATCTTGTGCTTGCACTGGTTCATCATGGGATCGTTTATCAACGGAGAATCCCCTGCGTTATCACCGCGCGTCAAGCGAACGATCCCCACTCTTCTGGCCGACCGCATCTGGAGAAATTGGCTGTTGCCTGGTCCTGATCGCGGTTACTTTTTCGTCGTTACATCGCTCGTCAGTGCCCTATTCATCGTGGCCGGCTTGGCATGGGGCAATACGCTAAATTCGCTCTCGCCATCCGACGCTCAGCATGCGGTGATGTTTTCCATTGGGCTAATTGGCTACACCATTTGCTACTTGAGCATGGGCAGGCTGATCATTCGTCTACTGAACATGATTTTCCGGGCCGATGTTTTTGTCTCAGTCATTCTGCATTTGATTCTCTTGATGGGGGGAGTCATGTTGCCACTGGTCTTTCAGGTGCTTACCAATCGCACGATGGATCGCAATTTCCATCACTGGACAAACCCCTTCTGGTTCTTCTTCGAAGGCATCGACGACCGCACATTCATGACCATGATGTTGCCTAGCATCTTTGTCGTATTCTTGGCCATTCTGAGTACGTTCCTCTTCCTCCTAAACCTATTCTTTGGTTCGCGAAACTTTTTACCCGATCGAGAAGTCGACCCACGTTTTCAGCCTGAGCTTCTTCCACCCACGGTAGACATCCCCAGCGACCCATTGGCGTAG